The Leptospira sp. WS39.C2 genome contains a region encoding:
- the dut gene encoding dUTP diphosphatase: MLDAKIQIQILREGAVVPEYKTSGSAGMDLSACLSETLLLPKGEVVFVPTGLAMALPEGYEGQVRPRSGFSTKQRIIMPNSPGTIDSDYRGEILIPLLNLSGSDYLLEPGTRVAQMVIQAVVKFPIQIVTELSSTERGTGGFGSTGK; the protein is encoded by the coding sequence ATGTTAGATGCAAAAATTCAAATTCAAATCCTAAGAGAAGGGGCAGTTGTCCCCGAATACAAAACCTCTGGTTCGGCTGGGATGGACCTATCTGCTTGTCTTTCTGAAACTCTCCTTTTGCCGAAGGGAGAAGTGGTCTTTGTTCCAACGGGACTTGCCATGGCCCTTCCCGAAGGGTATGAGGGGCAAGTTCGCCCACGGAGTGGGTTTTCCACAAAACAAAGAATCATCATGCCAAATAGTCCAGGAACCATTGACTCCGACTACAGGGGTGAGATCCTCATACCACTTTTGAATCTGAGTGGATCCGACTATCTTTTGGAGCCAGGGACACGTGTGGCACAAATGGTGATCCAAGCAGTGGTGAAATTTCCAATCCAAATCGTCACAGAACTAAGCTCGACGGAACGCGGGACGGGAGGGTTTGGGAGCACTGGAAAATAA
- a CDS encoding flagellar basal body L-ring protein FlgH, whose amino-acid sequence MLVPKTKVKKTRLNHSETKFLLRSILNITLRGFVSLCFCLVVMNYVGDISSFPFPSLLHAESLWKDKDPYSYPKTIQPGTVVKVVLKNGLRVEYESEYKATFDNDIKTVPDKKLVPDLPNYTANSTYMRSKVGKSKSQGKVVGVMAVLVTGIDPGTGNLELEGSRVFNLSEERINLRLSGTISPEDLDKNRFIASDLIANLRVEYQGTLNPKELNDPNIQMKRIQNPDGTVTEKAELSDKEKQEIILKNIKRLLGESE is encoded by the coding sequence ATGTTGGTTCCAAAAACAAAAGTAAAAAAAACAAGATTGAATCATTCTGAAACGAAATTTTTACTACGTTCGATTTTAAATATTACCCTTCGTGGTTTTGTGTCCCTTTGTTTTTGTTTGGTGGTAATGAATTATGTAGGGGATATTTCCTCTTTTCCATTTCCTTCTCTTTTACATGCCGAATCCTTATGGAAAGATAAAGATCCATATTCTTATCCAAAAACCATACAACCAGGTACAGTGGTGAAAGTAGTTTTGAAAAATGGACTTCGAGTGGAATATGAATCCGAATACAAAGCCACCTTTGACAATGATATCAAAACAGTTCCTGATAAAAAGCTAGTCCCAGACCTTCCCAATTATACAGCTAACTCTACTTATATGCGCTCCAAGGTGGGAAAATCCAAATCCCAAGGGAAAGTTGTAGGAGTGATGGCCGTTCTTGTGACGGGAATAGATCCAGGGACTGGGAATTTGGAATTAGAAGGAAGCCGTGTCTTCAATCTTTCAGAAGAAAGGATTAATTTACGTTTGTCGGGAACAATTTCGCCAGAAGATCTCGATAAAAATCGGTTTATTGCAAGTGACCTTATCGCCAATCTACGAGTCGAATACCAAGGCACACTCAATCCAAAAGAACTAAATGATCCCAATATCCAAATGAAACGAATCCAAAATCCGGATGGAACTGTTACTGAAAAAGCAGAACTTTCAGACAAAGAAAAACAAGAAATTATCTTAAAAAATATCAAACGACTCTTAGGTGAAAGTGAGTAA
- the flgA gene encoding flagellar basal body P-ring formation chaperone FlgA translates to MKIWISILFSFVLCLPLFANTEDKRIYLKPKTIVGSFEVRLSEFTNWKGNWNPIVFRSLKSPTVVTPDSLSETITSLYKKEFGETTEFLVMGKEGILLPKTSSLSKKELEDSLWKGLTIANQKDLGEMGENYRIQSEKDSFPMITGTSPIWRSLGRTLHAGKRLFPLDFYYEGKLVHSESVPFVIEEKKKAYFTTKEIPSKTVLTSGDVELRYFFSADSLREYTDENPVGKTALNGFLPDTAIEKKQVRTLHTIERGQEVELVYTIGNLLLKIKTRALASGNKGEEIPLLNLASQKTIKARVQNEGICLLEER, encoded by the coding sequence ATGAAAATTTGGATTTCCATCCTTTTTAGTTTTGTGTTGTGTTTGCCATTATTTGCAAATACAGAAGACAAAAGAATCTATCTCAAACCCAAAACCATCGTCGGTTCATTTGAAGTTAGGTTGTCTGAGTTTACAAACTGGAAAGGAAATTGGAATCCAATTGTATTTCGTAGTTTAAAATCACCTACTGTTGTTACTCCAGATTCTTTATCTGAAACAATCACCTCTTTATATAAGAAAGAATTTGGAGAAACGACTGAGTTTTTAGTCATGGGAAAAGAAGGGATACTACTACCGAAAACTTCCTCTTTGTCGAAAAAAGAATTAGAAGATTCTTTGTGGAAAGGATTAACCATTGCGAACCAAAAAGATTTGGGAGAGATGGGTGAAAATTATCGGATCCAATCAGAAAAAGATTCCTTTCCCATGATCACAGGAACATCACCTATTTGGCGGAGCCTTGGTCGCACCCTCCATGCCGGGAAACGTTTGTTTCCATTAGATTTTTATTATGAAGGAAAACTCGTTCATTCGGAATCGGTTCCCTTTGTCATTGAAGAAAAGAAAAAAGCATATTTCACCACAAAAGAAATTCCAAGTAAAACCGTTCTTACGAGTGGGGATGTAGAACTTCGGTATTTTTTTAGTGCAGATTCCTTACGCGAATATACGGATGAAAACCCTGTGGGAAAAACAGCCTTAAATGGTTTTTTACCAGACACTGCTATTGAGAAAAAACAAGTGCGTACACTCCATACCATCGAAAGGGGACAAGAAGTGGAACTCGTCTATACCATTGGTAATTTATTATTAAAAATTAAAACTAGGGCCCTTGCCTCTGGAAACAAGGGTGAGGAAATTCCACTCCTAAATTTGGCATCTCAAAAGACGATCAAAGCTCGTGTGCAAAACGAAGGCATTTGCCTTTTGGAAGAGAGATAA
- the flgG gene encoding flagellar basal-body rod protein FlgG, with product MMRSLWTGATGMIAQQFHIDTVANNLANVNTTGFKKNRVDFEDLVYQHQVLAGTPATSVSEIPTGVNVGHGVKVAATQKLFEIGSFQATGNKLDLALTGEMAFFKIQMPDGTFSYSRDGSFKIDSNQQVVTSNGYLLEPPIILPENAILNTLMVSEEGEVTVKIGNDIRPTTIGQLELYRFVNPAGLQAVGKNLFRETVASGQEIPGMPSQEGYGSVLQGFLEMSNVKIVEEMVNMIVAQRAYESNSKTIQTSDNMLSTAIGLKR from the coding sequence ATGATGCGATCCCTTTGGACCGGTGCTACCGGGATGATTGCCCAACAATTTCATATTGATACCGTTGCCAATAACCTTGCCAACGTAAACACCACAGGTTTCAAAAAGAACCGAGTGGACTTCGAAGATTTAGTGTACCAACACCAAGTGCTTGCGGGAACTCCGGCCACCTCTGTTTCCGAAATCCCAACTGGTGTGAATGTGGGTCATGGTGTGAAAGTTGCCGCCACACAAAAGTTATTCGAAATTGGTTCCTTCCAAGCTACTGGAAATAAACTAGATTTAGCTCTCACTGGGGAGATGGCATTTTTTAAAATCCAAATGCCTGATGGAACATTCTCTTATTCCAGAGACGGATCTTTTAAAATTGATTCGAACCAACAAGTGGTCACTTCAAACGGGTATTTACTAGAACCCCCGATCATCCTTCCAGAAAATGCGATCTTAAATACGCTGATGGTTTCCGAAGAAGGGGAAGTGACAGTGAAAATCGGGAATGACATTCGCCCAACTACTATTGGTCAGTTGGAACTTTATCGATTTGTGAATCCTGCAGGTCTCCAAGCAGTGGGGAAAAACTTATTCCGAGAAACAGTTGCTTCAGGCCAAGAAATCCCTGGAATGCCTTCCCAAGAAGGGTATGGAAGTGTTTTACAAGGATTTTTAGAAATGAGTAACGTGAAAATCGTAGAAGAGATGGTGAATATGATTGTGGCCCAAAGGGCTTACGAATCCAATTCGAAAACCATCCAAACCTCGGATAACATGCTTTCTACGGCAATTGGTTTAAAACGTTAA